In Patulibacter sp. SYSU D01012, the genomic stretch ACAGATCAGACGGCTGTTTCTGGCCTCATATCGCCAGAAATCGACGAAACCCCTTGACGAGCGCTTTAGGAGGGTGTTTCATGCCGCCGTCGCCATGGTGAGCCCTCGCACACACCGCCTCGGGCGGACGTCCGCCCAGCGGGTCGTCGACGCCCTGCGGGCGGAGCCCTACGTCACGCGCGCCGAGCTGGCGCAGCGGACGGGGCTGTCGCGGGCCACCGTCTCCGCGCTCGTGCGCGACCTCGAGCGCGACGGGCTCGTCTGCGTCGTCCCCGCCTCACCGGGCGGCGGCGCGGCGAGCGGCACGAACGGGACCGGTCGCCGGCCCGAGACCGTGCGCCTCACGCGTCGGGCCGGCGCCGTCCTCGGCGTCGACTTCGGCCACGCCCACGTCCGCGTGGCCGTGTCCGATCTGGCGGGACGGATCCTCAGCGCGCGCTCCGAGCGCGCCGACGTGGACCGCGGCATGGAGAACGCCCTGCGGGTGGCGCGGCGGCTGGCCGACGTCGTTCGCGAGGAGGCCGAGGTCGCCCCGGACGAGATCCTGGCGTGCGGCGCGGGCGTCCCCGGCCCGGTCGACCGCAGCACCGGACGGATCGGCTCGACGTCGCTGCTCCCCGGATGGAGCGGCACGACGCTGTCGACCGCGCTGGAGGAGCGGCTGGGGGTGCCCGTCGCCGTCGACAACGACGCCAACCTCGGCGCGCTCGGCGAGCACGTCGCCGGCGCCGCCCGCGGCGTGGACGACCTGATCTACGTGAAGATCAGCTCGGGCGTCGGCGCGGGGATCATCAGCGGCGGCCGGCTGCTCCAGGGCAGCAACGGCATCGCCGGCGAGCTCGGGCACATCGCCGTGGTCCCGAACGGGGTGCCCTGCCGCTGCGGCGGCCGCGGCTGCCTCGAGACCGTGGCGTCCGGCCCGGCAGTCCGCCGCCAGCTGCTGCAGAGCACCGGCGAGGAGCTGCCCGGCGACGACCTGCTGCGAGCGCTCCAGGGCGGCGATCCGCGCGTCACCCGCCTGCTGGCGGACGCCGGCCGCGCGCTCGGTCGCGTGCTCGCGAACGCCAGCCACCTGCTCGACCCGGACATGATCGTCCTCGGCGGCGACCCCGCGTTCGCGACCGAGCCGGTCCTCGCCGGCCTGCGCGAGGAGCTCGAGCGCCACCGCCTGCCCGGCGCGGGCAACGAGGTCCGCCTGGCGCCCGCGCAGCTCGGCAGCCAGGGCCAGGTCGTCGGCGCGCTCCGCCTCGCGGCGCGCTCGCTCGACGGCCTCGCCCCCATCGTCTTCCCGCATCACACCAACGAGTCCCAACGGGAGAGAGTCCAGTGACACCTACATTCCGCACCGCGCTCGCCTTCGGCGCGCTGCTGCCGGCCGCCCTCGGGCTCGCCGCCTGCGGCGGCGACGACGACAAGGGCAGCGGCTCGACGTCCGCCGGCAGCGGCGGCGGCGAGGCGAAGACCATCGCGCTGCTCCTGCCGGAGTCGAAGACGGCGCGCTACGAGGCGCAGGACCGCCCGGGCTTCACGAACGAGCTCAAGCGCCTCTGCCCCGACTGCAAGCTCATCTACTCGAACGCCGACCAGGACGCGTCGAAGCAGCAGAGCCAGGCCGAGTCGGCCATCACGAACGGCGCGGACGTCCTCGTCCTCGACCCGGTCGACGCCGAGTCCGCCGCCTCGACGGTGACGCGCGCCAAGCAGTCCAACATCCCGGTCATCTCGTACGACCGCCTGATCCAGAAGGCGCCCGTCGACTACTACATCTCGTTCGACAACGAGAAGGTCGGCAAGCTCCAGGGCGAGGCGCTCGTGAAGGCGCTGGGCACCCCGCAGGGCAAGTCGATCGTGATGATCAACGGCGCCCCGACGGACTCGAACGCCGCGATGTTCAAGAAGGGCGCGCACTCCGTCCTGGACTCCTCCGGCGTGAAGATCGCCAAGGAGTACGACACGCCCGACTGGTCGCCCGACAAGGCGCAGACCGAGATGGAGCAGGCCATCACGGCCGTCGGCAAGGACAAGATCGACGGGGTGTACGCCGCGAACGACGGCACCGGCGGCGGCGCGATCGCCGCGATGAAGTCGGCCGGCATCGACCCGAAGAAGGTCCCGGTCACCGGTCAGGACGCCGAGCTGGCGGGCGTGCAGCGCATCATCGCCGGCGAGCAGTACATGACGATCTACAAGGCCCCGAAGCCCGAGACCGAGGCCGCCGCGAAGCTCGCGGTCGCCCTGGCGCGCGGCGAGGACGCCCCGGCCGGCCTGATCAACGGCGAGTCCGACAACGGCTCGGGCACCCCGATCAAGTCCGTCCTGCTCGACCCCGTGTCGGTCACGAAGGAGAACATCAAGGACACGGTCGTCAAGGACGGGACGTACTCCGTCGACGAGCTGTGCACGAAGCAGTACGCCGACGCCTGCAAGGCCATCGGCCTGTCGGAGGCGCGCTAGCCCTCATGGCGACGCAGACGCAGGCCGGGGCCCCTGGGGCCCCGGCCGGCGCCGAGCCGCTCCTGCGCCTGCGTGGCGTCAGCAAGCGGTTCGGGGCCGTACAGGCACTGGCCGACGTGGACCTGGACGTCCACGCCGGAGAGGTCGTCGCGCTCGTGGGCGACAACGGCGCCGGCAAGTCGACGCTGATCAAGGCCATCTCGGGCGCCGGGCCCGCCGACGAGGGCACCTTCGAGTTCGCGGGCCACAACGTCAAGATCGGCAGCCCGGGCGACGCGACGCAGCTCGGCATCGCCGTCGTCTACCAGGACCTCGCCCTGTGCGACAACCTGGACGTCGTCGCCAACCTGCACCTCGGCCGCGAGGCGCGGCGCGGCCCCTTCATGGACGAGATCGCCATGGAGCGCGAGGCCCGCAGCCTGCTCGACTCGCTCGCCGTCCGCACGCTGCGGTCGGTCCGCGCCGAGGTCGGCATGCTCTCCGGCGGCCAGCGTCAGACCGTCGCGATCGCGCGCGCCATGACCGGCAACCCGCGCATGGTCATCCTCGACGAGCCGACCGCCGCCCTGGGCGTCGCCCAGACCGAGCAGGTCCTGCAGCTCGTCGCCCGCCTGCGCGAGCGCGGGCTCGGCGTGATCCTCATCTCGCACAACCTCGCCGACGTCTTCCAGGTCGCCGACCGCATCGAGGTCCTGCGCCTGGGCCGCAACGGCGGCTCGTTCGCGGCCACCGCGGACCAGCGCCAGGCCGTCGTCGCGGCGATCACCGGCGTCGGGGGTCCCGCCGCCGAGGCCGAGGCTCCGACCACCACGACCCCCGGGGAGCCCGCATGAGCAGCACCGGCACGAAGCCCGTCGGCGCCGACGCCCCGGCCGCGGCCGACCCGACCGCGTCCGACCTCTCCCTCGAGGCGCGCGACGGCAAGCAGACCGGCCTGAAGGCCCTCTTCGGCGGCGGCGACGTCTCGTCGTTCCGCGTGATCGTCGTCCTGGCGATCATCTGGATCATCTTCGCGATCGCGAACGACCGCTTCCTGACGGCCGTCAACCTGACGAACCTGACGCTGCAGGTCGCCGCCACCGGCACGATCTCGGTCGGCGTGGTGCTCGTCCTGCTGCTCGGCGAGATCGACCTGTCCGTCGGCGCGGTGTCCGGCGTCGCCGGCTCCGTCGTGGCGGTGCTCTCCGTCCAGCACGAGTGGAACGCCTGGCTCGCGATCCTCGCCGCCCTCGCGGTCGGCGCGGCCATCGGCCTGCTGCAGGGCTCCATCGTCACGTGGCTCGGGATCCCGTCCTTCGTCATCACCCTGGCCGGCCTGCTGACCTGGCAGGGCGTGCAGCTGAAGGTGCTCGGCGACGAGGGGACGATCAACGTCACCGACCCGACGATCACGAACCTGGCGAACAAGTTCCTGCCCGAGGGCGTCTCGTGGGTCGTCGCCATCGTCGCGATCGCGCTGCTCGTCGGCGGGACGCTCCTCTCCCGGCGGCGCCGCGCCGCCGCGGGCCTGGAGCTGCAGCCCGTCATCCGGCCCGCGGTGCGCGTCGGGGCCATCTCGGTCGCGATCCTGGCGTCCGTCTTCGTCGTCAACCAGGACCGCGGCGTGCCCGTCTCGCTGTGCATCCTGATCGGGCTGGTGCTGATCATCGACGCCGTCGTGACCCGCACCCGCTACGGCCGCCACGTGCTCGCCGCCGGCGGCAACGAGGAGGCCACGCGCCGCGCCGGCATCCCGGTCCGCCGCGTGAAGACGATCGTCTTCGTCCTCGCGTCCACGATGGCGGCCGCGGGCGGCATCCTGTTCGCCTCGCGCCTGCTGGCCGTGAACCAGTCGTCGGGCACCGGCGACGTGCTGCTGCTGGCGATCGCCGGCCCGGTCATCGCCGGCGTCAGCCTGTTCGGCGGCCGCGGCTCGGTCTGGGCCGCCCTGCTGGGCGCCCTGGTGATCGGCTCGATCTCGAACGGCATGGACCTGCTCGCCTTCGAGTCGTCCGTCAAGTTCATCGTCACCGGTGCCGTCCTGGCCGGCGCGGTGATCCTGGACGCCCTGGCGCGCAAGCGCCGCATGGCGCAGGGCCGCACCTGATCCGCGCCCGCGGCGCTCCGGCGCCGCGGGACCCCGTAGGACCTCGACGCCCGGCCGCCCGCCGGGCGTCGGCCGTTCGGGGCACGGCGCGGCGTCGCCCGCCGCCCGTCCGGCCACCCGGCCGCGGCCGGGGCCTAGGCCGACAGCAGCGGGAGCAGCGCCTGGAGCTTGACCTCGGTCTCGCGCAGCTCGGACGCCGGGTCGCTGTCGGCGACCACGCCGACGCCGGCGAAGCAGTGGGCGACCCGCGGCTCGAGCAGCGCGGAGCGCAGCGCGACCGAGAAGTCGCCGTCGCCCGCCGCGTCGATCCAGCCGACCGGCCCGGCGTACCAGCCGCGGTCCATCCCCTCGATGGCCGGGATGAGCGGCAGCGCCGCCTCCTCCGGGAAGCCGCCGACGGCCGGCGTCGGGTGCAGGCGGGCGACGAGGTCGAGCACGCCGACGGCGTCGCCGAGCTGGGCGCGGATCGGCGTGGCCAGGTGCTGGGCGCTCGCGGCCTGCACGACCTGCGGCTCGGGCGCCGCCGTCGTCCACAGGGCGACCCCGTCCAGGCGGCTGAGGATCCGGCGCACGACGATGGCGTGCTCCTCGCGGTCCTTGCGCGAGCGCAGCAGGTGCTCGGCCAGGTGCGCCTCGACCGCCGGGTCGGAGCTGCGGCCGGTCGTGCCCGCCAGCGCGAGCGTGGCGACGCGCTGCCCCTGCCGGCGGACGAGCAGCTCGGGCGTCGCCGCCAGGAACGTCCGCTCGCCCCGGCCGACGGCGAGCACGCAGCAGCCCGCGTAGGCCTCGCGCATGACGCCGAGGAGCGCCGCCGGGTCCGCGGTCTCGCGGCCGACGACCTGCACCTCGCGGGCCAGGACGATCTTCTCGAACTCCCCCGCGCGGATCCGGGCGACGCCGCGGGCGACGGCCTCCTCGTAGTGCGCCGGGGGCAGCGCCGAGACCACGCGGCCGCGCGCGACCGGGTCCGGGTCCAGGAGCGGCGGCCGGGCCGCCGGCAGCGCCGCCAGGCGCGCGAGGGCCGCGTCGACGAGCGCCGCGGGATCGTCCGCGGCGTCGACCGCCACGGCCACCGTCGCGCGCAGGACGCCGCCGCGCCCGGCGAGCGCGATCTGCGGCACGTGGAGGGACGCGGGCGCGAAGCCGTCCCAGGCCGGGCTGCTGCTGCCCTCGTCGGCGAACGCGAAGCCGCCGAGCGCGACGAGGCCCTCCCCCTCGACGCCGGCGCCGGGGTCGGCGACCGCGTCGCGGGCCAGGGCCGACCACCGCCGCGCGACACGGGCGAAGCGCTCCGGGCCGGTCTCCTCGAGCGCCGCGACGACGCCCACGCCAGCCACGACCTGGCCGTCGCGGTCGCGCTGCTCGTAGACCGTCCACGGCTCGCCGGTCCGCCGGCCGCAGGCGACCGTCGCCAGGGCGTCCACGCCCGCGGGCGCGTCGACGGTGATCGCGGCGAGCACCGGGCCGCGGCGGCCGCGGGACGCGCGACGGTGCGCCGCCCGCGCGTGCCGGTGCAGGCGCTCGCGGTCCGCCGCCCCGACCGGCACGGCGGGCCGGAGGGGCCGCTCGTCGGTCTGCGGGAGCAGCGAAGCGGTCACCCCCACATGATGCCAAGCCGCGCCGTGCGGCCCGTCACCGTGCGCGGTCGCCGGCGCGGCCGCGCCGCTGCGCGCACGGGCCGCCCGGCGGGCGGCCCGTGGTGCGACGGCGCGGTGCGGCGCGGATCAGGTCTCGTCGCGGCCGCGCGAGATCGCGACCTCGCCCGTGCGGATCATCTCGACGAGGCCGTACGGGCGGACGAGGCGCTCGAACGCCTCGATCTTCGACCGCTCGCCGGTGATCTCGACGATGATCGAGCGCTTGCCGATGTCGACGACCTTGCCGCGGAAGACCTCGGCGAGCTCGCGGATCTCGGAGCGCGTCGGCCCGTCGACGGACACCTTGAAGAGCGCGAGCTCGCGCGCGACGGTCTCCGTCGGTTCCAGGTCCTTGATCTTGAGGACGTTGACGAGCTTGTGCAGCTGCTTGACGACCTGGTCGATCGGGTGCAGCGCGCCGTCGAGCGTCAGGGTGATCCGCGAGACGCGCTCGTCGTCGGTCGGGCCGACGGACAGCGTGTCGATGTTGAACCCGCGGCGGGTGAAGAGGCCCGAGACGCGCGTCAGCACGCCCGGCTTGTTCTCGACCAGGATCGAGAGGACGTGCTTGCGGCCCGTGCGGATGTTGCCGGCGGCCTCGAGCTCGTCGAGGCTGAGCAGCTCGTTCGTGTCCACCATGGATCAGCCCACCATGTCGCGCGCGGCCTCGCCGGGCGCGATCATCGGATACACCTTCTCGTTGCGCGTGACGCGGACGTCGATGAACGCCGGGCCCTCGGCCGCGAAGGCGGCGCGCAGGTCGTCCTCGAGCGTCTCGGCGTTCGTCAGCCGCAGGCCGCGGATGCCGTAGGCGTCGGCCAGCTTGACGAAGTCGGGGAACGCGTCCTCGCCGCCGTACGTGTTCATCTCGACGTGCGAGTAGCGCTCCTGCCAGAACAGCTCCTGCCACTGGCGGACCATGCCGAGGTAGCCGTTGTTCAGCACGACGACCTTGACGGGCAGGTTCTCCTGACGGATCGTCGCGAGCTCCTGGATGTTCATCTGGATCGACCCGTCGCCGGTCACGACGACCGTCGTGCGCTCCGGGTCGCCCATCTGCGCGCCGATCGCGGCCGGCAGGCCGAAGCCCATCGTGCCCAGGCCGCCCGAGTTGATCCACCGGCGCGGCTCGGGGTAGTGGTAGTACTGCGCCGACCACATCTGGTGCTGGCCGACGTCGGAGCAGATGATCGCCTCGCCGCCGGTGACCGTGTAGATCGCCTCGATGACGCTCTGCGGCTTGATGCCGCCGTCCTGCGCCGGCTCGTACGCGAGCGGGTGGCGCTCCTGCCAGGTGCGGATGCGCTGCCACCAGGCGTCCAGCCGCGGGCGGTCGGCCTCGAGGGCGCGGTACTCGTCCGTCAGGCGGGGCAGGATCTGCTTGGCGTCGCCCACGATCGGGATGTGCGCCGGGATGTTCTTCGAGATCTCCGCCGGATCGACGTCGATGTGGATGAACTTCGCGCGCGGGGCGAACTCGGAGAGCTTGCCGGTGATGCGGTCGTCGAAGCGGGCGCCGATCGCGCAGATCAGGTCGGCCTCGTCCATCGCGTAGTTCGCGGCGCGGGTGCCGTGCATGCCGAGCATGCCGAGCCACTGCGGGTCGGGCGCGGGGTACGCGCCGAGGCCCATGAGGGTGCAGGTGATGGGGAAGCCGCCCTCGCGCACGAGCGCGCGCAGCTCCTCGGACGCGTTGCCGAGCACGACGCCGCCGCCGGCGTAGATGACCGGCCGGCGCGCCGAGGCCAGGGCGCGGGCGGCCTGGCGGATCTGCTTCTGGTTGCCGGTCGTGCGCGGCTGGTAGCCGGGCAGGTGCACGTCGGTGATCGGCTCGTACGGGATGTCGACCTTCGACAGGTCCTGCGGCAGGTCGATGACCACCGGGCCGGGGCGGCCCGTGCCGGCGATGTGGAACGCCTCGTGGATCGTCCGCGGCAGCTCGCGCGGGTCCGTGATGAGGAAGGAGTGCTTGACGGCCGGCATCGTCAGGCCGATCGTGTCGGCCTCCTGGAAGCCGTCCGTGCCGAGCAGCTCGGTGCGGACCTGGCCCGTGAAGAACACGACGGGGACCGAGTCCATCATCGCGTCCATGATCGGCGTGACGAGGTTCGTCGCGCCCGGGCCGGACGTGCCGAACGCGACGCCGACCTTGCCGGTCGCCTTCGCGTAGCCCTCGGCCGCGTGGCCGGCGCCCGCCTCGTGGCGGACGAGCACGTGGTGGATCCCGGCGTCGACGAAGGCGTCGTACGTCGGGAGGTTGGCGCCGCCGGGATACCCGAATACGACGTCCACGCCCTCCGCCTTCAGGCACTCCATGATCGCGTCGACCGCGCGCATACGCCCAACCTCCTTCCCGACACCTCGGGGAACCCTCTTCGACAGGAAGCGAGAGGCCGTCCGTGGGACGGCCTCCGCACCGGGCGAGGATAGCAGCGGGGCCCCGGCGCACGACCGGGGTTGACGCGCGTCTACTCCGTCGGGGACGGGCGCGAGGGCGCGACGGCGTCGTCGCTCGGCGCGGGGCCCGTGTCGGCCGCGACGGGCGCCGACTCCTCGGGGCGGGCGGCGGGGCGCACGCCCGGCGGCAGGTAGCGCTCGGTGGGGTAGTCCAGGTCGGTCCCGCAGCGCATGCACATCGTGTCCGAGATGGGCAGCATGCGGCCGCACCCGTCGCAGCGGCGCCGCGGCTCGAACTGCCGGCCCGGGTACACCACCGACGCGATGAAGCCGAACAGCGGGACGCCGGCCGAGATCATGAACCACACGAGGAACGAGCTGCCCTTGGCGCGTCCCTGCAGGCCGCCCGCGATGCCGAAGAGGGCGCAGATCAGCAGGAAGAAGGCGAACGAGCCGCTCACCCCTCTAGCCTAGCGGGAGGACGCCATGCGACCCACCGGGTCCCGGCGCCGTCACGACGAGAGGCACGATCACGTTCCGCTGGGAGACCCTGAGGCGCCCCGCCGCCGCCCACCTGGGCGAGCCGGTCGTCGCGTCGTCCCCGGTCTCCCCCGTCCCGCGCCGGGCCCCGGGCCGCGGCGCCTGGGACCATCCGCCCCTGGCCGGCGCGCAGGTGCGGCTCCTCGTCGTGACCCCGACGCGCGTCGTCGTCTTCGCCCTGGACCGCGGCGAGCCGGGCCAGCCGTACTACCGGCTGCTGCTGGTCGAGACGGAGGTCCCGCGCACCCACGTCCGCGGCGCCGAGCTGGGGCCGTTCCGCCCCGTCCGGCGGCTGACCCTGGTGCTGAAGGGCCAGCCGGCGTGGCGGCTCGAGGTGTCGCCGTCGGCCGCCCGCCACTGGGAGCCGGTGCTGGACGAGGTCGGGCGCCTGGAGCCGGGCGCGACGACGCAGGTCGTCTCGCCCGACGCGCCGGCCTAGACGTCACGGCGCCCGTCGCCGTCGCGCGCGCGAGCAGGGCGTCGCCGTCGCCCTGGACCGAACGGCTGAACGGTGGTTCAATCCTTCCGTGCCGTACCGCCGCACCCCCGCCGTCGACGAGCGGCTGAGCGCCGCCCGCGAGCGCCTGGTCGACGCCGCGACCGCCGTCGTGGCCGACGCCGGCTGGGCCGGGGCGTCCGTGACCGCGGTCGCCGCCGCCGCGGGCATGTCGGTCGGCTCCGTCTACGCCCACGTGGCGTCGAAGGCCGACCTGGCCGTCGAGGTCTTCCGCCGCGCCGCCGACCGCGAGGTCGCCGTCCTGCGCAGCGTCCTCGCCGAGGCCGAGGGTGGTCCCGCCGAGCGCCTGGCCGCGGGCGTGCGCACCTTCGCCCGCCGCGCGCTGACCGACCGCGGGCTGGCCTATGCGCTGCTCGCGGCGCCGTCCGACCCCGCCGTCGACGCCGAGCGCCTGGCCTACCGCCGCGCGTACCACGACGCCTTCGCCGCCCTCGTCCGCGACGGCATGGCCGCCGACGAGATGCCGCGGCAGGACGCCGACGTCACCGCCGCCGCGCTCACGGGCGCCGTGGGCGAGGTGCTCGTCGGCCCCCTGGCGTCGCCCGTCGAGGGCGCCGCCGCCGAGCTGCTGGTCGACGAGGTCGTGTCGATGTCCCTGCGCTGCGCCGGCGTCGCCGGCCTGCGCCCGTCCCCCGAGGAGACCCGATGAGCTCCACGCTCCCCACCCCCGCGCCGGCCGCGCCCCGCTCGGCCCCGCACGTGACCCACGAGATCACGAACCAGGTCCCGCCGCTCGAGGGCCACGACGTCGCCGCCGACCCGGCGCTGCTCGAGGCGCTGCGCCGCGAGGGCGCCGCCTGGCACGAGGAGGACCTGCACCGGATCGGCCGGCTGGCCGGGAGCGCCGAAGCCCAGCGCTGGGGCGACGACGCCAACGCCTTCGAGCCGGTGCTGCGCACCCACGACCGCTACGGCCACCGCGTCGACGAGGTCGACTTCCACCCGTCCTACCACCGCCTGATGGACGTCGCGGTGCGCGAGGGCATGGCCGGCGCCCCGTGGACCGATCCGCGCCCCGGCGCCCACGTGGCGCGCGCCGCGTCG encodes the following:
- the ilvN gene encoding acetolactate synthase small subunit; the protein is MVDTNELLSLDELEAAGNIRTGRKHVLSILVENKPGVLTRVSGLFTRRGFNIDTLSVGPTDDERVSRITLTLDGALHPIDQVVKQLHKLVNVLKIKDLEPTETVARELALFKVSVDGPTRSEIRELAEVFRGKVVDIGKRSIIVEITGERSKIEAFERLVRPYGLVEMIRTGEVAISRGRDET
- a CDS encoding TetR family transcriptional regulator; translation: MPYRRTPAVDERLSAARERLVDAATAVVADAGWAGASVTAVAAAAGMSVGSVYAHVASKADLAVEVFRRAADREVAVLRSVLAEAEGGPAERLAAGVRTFARRALTDRGLAYALLAAPSDPAVDAERLAYRRAYHDAFAALVRDGMAADEMPRQDADVTAAALTGAVGEVLVGPLASPVEGAAAELLVDEVVSMSLRCAGVAGLRPSPEETR
- a CDS encoding isochorismate synthase, with the translated sequence MTASLLPQTDERPLRPAVPVGAADRERLHRHARAAHRRASRGRRGPVLAAITVDAPAGVDALATVACGRRTGEPWTVYEQRDRDGQVVAGVGVVAALEETGPERFARVARRWSALARDAVADPGAGVEGEGLVALGGFAFADEGSSSPAWDGFAPASLHVPQIALAGRGGVLRATVAVAVDAADDPAALVDAALARLAALPAARPPLLDPDPVARGRVVSALPPAHYEEAVARGVARIRAGEFEKIVLAREVQVVGRETADPAALLGVMREAYAGCCVLAVGRGERTFLAATPELLVRRQGQRVATLALAGTTGRSSDPAVEAHLAEHLLRSRKDREEHAIVVRRILSRLDGVALWTTAAPEPQVVQAASAQHLATPIRAQLGDAVGVLDLVARLHPTPAVGGFPEEAALPLIPAIEGMDRGWYAGPVGWIDAAGDGDFSVALRSALLEPRVAHCFAGVGVVADSDPASELRETEVKLQALLPLLSA
- a CDS encoding ROK family transcriptional regulator → MSPRTHRLGRTSAQRVVDALRAEPYVTRAELAQRTGLSRATVSALVRDLERDGLVCVVPASPGGGAASGTNGTGRRPETVRLTRRAGAVLGVDFGHAHVRVAVSDLAGRILSARSERADVDRGMENALRVARRLADVVREEAEVAPDEILACGAGVPGPVDRSTGRIGSTSLLPGWSGTTLSTALEERLGVPVAVDNDANLGALGEHVAGAARGVDDLIYVKISSGVGAGIISGGRLLQGSNGIAGELGHIAVVPNGVPCRCGGRGCLETVASGPAVRRQLLQSTGEELPGDDLLRALQGGDPRVTRLLADAGRALGRVLANASHLLDPDMIVLGGDPAFATEPVLAGLREELERHRLPGAGNEVRLAPAQLGSQGQVVGALRLAARSLDGLAPIVFPHHTNESQRERVQ
- the ilvB gene encoding biosynthetic-type acetolactate synthase large subunit produces the protein MRAVDAIMECLKAEGVDVVFGYPGGANLPTYDAFVDAGIHHVLVRHEAGAGHAAEGYAKATGKVGVAFGTSGPGATNLVTPIMDAMMDSVPVVFFTGQVRTELLGTDGFQEADTIGLTMPAVKHSFLITDPRELPRTIHEAFHIAGTGRPGPVVIDLPQDLSKVDIPYEPITDVHLPGYQPRTTGNQKQIRQAARALASARRPVIYAGGGVVLGNASEELRALVREGGFPITCTLMGLGAYPAPDPQWLGMLGMHGTRAANYAMDEADLICAIGARFDDRITGKLSEFAPRAKFIHIDVDPAEISKNIPAHIPIVGDAKQILPRLTDEYRALEADRPRLDAWWQRIRTWQERHPLAYEPAQDGGIKPQSVIEAIYTVTGGEAIICSDVGQHQMWSAQYYHYPEPRRWINSGGLGTMGFGLPAAIGAQMGDPERTTVVVTGDGSIQMNIQELATIRQENLPVKVVVLNNGYLGMVRQWQELFWQERYSHVEMNTYGGEDAFPDFVKLADAYGIRGLRLTNAETLEDDLRAAFAAEGPAFIDVRVTRNEKVYPMIAPGEAARDMVG
- a CDS encoding sugar ABC transporter permease; this encodes MSSTGTKPVGADAPAAADPTASDLSLEARDGKQTGLKALFGGGDVSSFRVIVVLAIIWIIFAIANDRFLTAVNLTNLTLQVAATGTISVGVVLVLLLGEIDLSVGAVSGVAGSVVAVLSVQHEWNAWLAILAALAVGAAIGLLQGSIVTWLGIPSFVITLAGLLTWQGVQLKVLGDEGTINVTDPTITNLANKFLPEGVSWVVAIVAIALLVGGTLLSRRRRAAAGLELQPVIRPAVRVGAISVAILASVFVVNQDRGVPVSLCILIGLVLIIDAVVTRTRYGRHVLAAGGNEEATRRAGIPVRRVKTIVFVLASTMAAAGGILFASRLLAVNQSSGTGDVLLLAIAGPVIAGVSLFGGRGSVWAALLGALVIGSISNGMDLLAFESSVKFIVTGAVLAGAVILDALARKRRMAQGRT
- a CDS encoding sugar ABC transporter substrate-binding protein, which translates into the protein MTPTFRTALAFGALLPAALGLAACGGDDDKGSGSTSAGSGGGEAKTIALLLPESKTARYEAQDRPGFTNELKRLCPDCKLIYSNADQDASKQQSQAESAITNGADVLVLDPVDAESAASTVTRAKQSNIPVISYDRLIQKAPVDYYISFDNEKVGKLQGEALVKALGTPQGKSIVMINGAPTDSNAAMFKKGAHSVLDSSGVKIAKEYDTPDWSPDKAQTEMEQAITAVGKDKIDGVYAANDGTGGGAIAAMKSAGIDPKKVPVTGQDAELAGVQRIIAGEQYMTIYKAPKPETEAAAKLAVALARGEDAPAGLINGESDNGSGTPIKSVLLDPVSVTKENIKDTVVKDGTYSVDELCTKQYADACKAIGLSEAR
- a CDS encoding ATP-binding cassette domain-containing protein; protein product: MATQTQAGAPGAPAGAEPLLRLRGVSKRFGAVQALADVDLDVHAGEVVALVGDNGAGKSTLIKAISGAGPADEGTFEFAGHNVKIGSPGDATQLGIAVVYQDLALCDNLDVVANLHLGREARRGPFMDEIAMEREARSLLDSLAVRTLRSVRAEVGMLSGGQRQTVAIARAMTGNPRMVILDEPTAALGVAQTEQVLQLVARLRERGLGVILISHNLADVFQVADRIEVLRLGRNGGSFAATADQRQAVVAAITGVGGPAAEAEAPTTTTPGEPA